GACGTTCCTCGGCGCGACGGTCTTCAACATCGCCGCCGGCGAGCCGTTCACCCCGCCGCAGGTGCTGTGGATCCACTTCGTCGTCAACGCGCCGTTCGGCTTCGCCCTGGGCTTCGACCTGGCGAGCCCCGGCCTGATGCGGCGCACCCCGCGCCCGCGCGGCGAATCGCTGCTGACCAAGTCCGTCATGGTCACCGTCGGACTCAGCGGACTGGCCGTCACCGTGGCCCTGCTGCTGCTGATCACCCTGGGCCAGCACCACTTCGGCGACATCAGGACGGGCAACTCGATCGCGTTCACCGCCTTCGCGCTCTGCCTGATCGTGGCGGCCTACGAATGCCGCAGCGAACGCGCGACCGCCCTGACCCCCACCACGTTCGACAGCCGGCCGATGAACCTGGCGGCCCTGTCGGAGTTCGTCCTCGCCGTCCTGGTGACCCAGATGGACGCCTTCCGCCGCATGCTCGGCACTACCGAGATCACCCTCGGCCAGTTCGGCTGGGCCCTGCTGGCCCCCGTCGCCCTCCTGGTCCTCTGGGAGCTCGGCAAGCTGCTCGCCCGCCGTACCCCACCCGTGGCACCCGGCCCCGGGCCCTCCCCCGGCGCGCCGGGCCGCTAGCGCGACCGGGGCCCCGCGGCGCGGAACCTAGGGGCCGAGCGCCCCGCGGAGCCACTGTTCGACGCCTGCGACGTGCACGCGCGCCCCGGCCTCCGCGAGATCGGGACGGCGGTCGGCGATGGCGTCCTGCTGGCGGGCCGCTACCGCCTGCTCGACCAGGGCGGCCTCGCCGACCTGCTCCCGGAGGCGGCCGCCCGGGGCCGCAGCGTGGTGATCATCGGCCCCGGACTCGCGCCGCTCAGGCGGGACTTCACCCTGTCCGAGCTGGCTCCGCGGGCCCGGGCGGCCGGGGTCGCCGGGATGGTGCCGGTACAGACGGTCACGGTGGCCGAGGAGACCCCGGAGCTGCTCGCCCTGGCCGCCTCGGACGACCTGGTGGCCGGGGTGGTCGGCTGGACGGACCTGGCGGCCGCGGACGTCGCGAGCGACCTGGCCGCCCTGCGCGAGGCACCCGGCGGCGAGTTCCTCGTCGGCGTCGCCACCAGGTGCAGGGCGAGCCCGCCCCGGACCGGCTGGCCCGGCCGGACACCCTGCGCGGGCTCCGGGCGGTGGCCGAGGCCGGGCTCGCATACGACCTGCTGGTGCTGCCGCACCAGCTGCCCGCGGCCATCGAGGCCGCCCGACGGGTGCCGGAACTCACCTTCGTCCTCGACCACTTGGGTAAACCGCCGGTCCGGTCGGGGCGGCCCGACGGATGGCGGACGGCCGTCCGGGCGCTGACGGCGCAGCCGAACACCGCGTGCAAGTTGTCCGGGCTGCTGACCGAAGCCGACCACCATGGCCGCCGGCTACGGCGATGTCGTGCGGGTGGCCGGTGAGTCGACGGAGCGCCTGACCGGGGCGGAGCGGACGGCGGCGTTCCGTTCGACCGCCGTGCGGGTCAACGGCCTCGCCTGAGCCGGCGCCTGGTCGCGCCCCGCCGGGCCGACGGATGCCCGCCGGGGCCGCTTCGGAAAGCGGCACCGGCGGGCAGGGCCGTTCGGGTGAAGCCCGGCCGCCGGGGCACCGCCGGGCGGCGGCGGGGGCCGGAGGCCGGCACGAGCGTCCGCTGTCTGCCCCGGGTCTCAGCCCCGGGTCTCGGCCTCGATCTCCGCGTCGGCGACCGCGATCGCGACGCCGAGCGCCGAGGCGATGTTGCCGGCCGCCGTCATGACCCGGGCCGTCCCGATGATGGGGGCGACGGCCACCAGGACGTCCTGCAGCTGCGCGGCGGTCAGGCCGGCCCGCAGACCGGGCTCGATGTGGGCGAGGTAGGAGATCGGGGGCGCGTCCGAGGCGGCCAGCGCGGCGATCCTGGTCATGATGAGCATGTCCGGGGCCATCCCGCACCGCTCGACCGAGTCCACGGTCATGGCGGCGAGGGTGTCCAGGACGGGGGTCTCAGAGGCAATGGTCATGTCGATCGGTCTCCTGGTCGCAGGCACCGACGCGGAGGCGCGGAGAGTGAGGGTGTCCGCGAGCGCCGGGCGTCCTGCCACCACCGTAGGAGGCCCCCGCCCGTGCCGCACCGGGACGGCCCTCCCCGGCGGGGGTCCCGGCCCGGCCTGTGCCGTCCCCCGCGCACCGCGTCCCGGCCCGGGCCGAAACCACTGGCGGCACGGTGCCGGGAGCCGGTAGGAGTGGGGCATGGCACGAAGCGCGCACCGCACGCACCGCCCGGAGGTCCGCCCCGTCCCGGTCGGGGCCCGCACCGCGAGGCCGTGGCGTGCCGTCCTGGTCCGCGAGCTCCGGTACAGCTCCGCAGGCGTGCGCATCGCCGCCCGCGAAGGACGGCGACCGGTGCCGCAGGAGGTGCGCCGCCGTGTTGCCGTGCACTTCTTCGCCCGCAGTGATCCGCGGGGAGGAGGAGTGGCTGCCGACGCGTACGTCGCGGAGCGGCGTGCCCGTCAGCTGACGCGACGACAGCTGGACCGGGTCCGCCTGGGGCAGGTGTCGGACATCGAGGTCGAGCCCGGGCGCCATCGGCACAGCGCCCGCTGGCTCGCCTGAGTCCCGGGGCGGGGCCGACCGCCGCCCTCGGCCGCCGCGGCCTCCTCCGGCCCGGCGTCGTCACCGGGTCGACCACGGCGGCGCGGAGCGCGAGGACGGTGCGGCGGCCGACGCCACCGGCAGACGACGCCGCCGGAGGACGACGGACGGTCAGCTCAGGCAACCGACGTGGGCGAGGGCCCGCTTGAGCAGCACGCCCTGCCCGCCGGGCATCTCCTGCTGCACCACGGGCGACGCGGCCTCCTCCGGGCTGAACCAGACCAGGTCGAGCGCGTCCTGCCGGGGTCTGCAGTCGCCGGCCACCGGCACGATGTAGGCGAGCGAGACCGCGTGCTGCCGGGGGTCGTGGAACTCGGTGATCCCCGGGGTGGGGAAGTACTCGGCGACGGTGAACGGCTGCAGCGAGGCCGGGATCCGCGGCAGGGCCACCGGCCCGAGGTCCTTCTCCAGGTTCCGTTGCAGTGCGTCGCGGATCCGCTCGTGGTGCAGCACCCGGCCGGAGACCAGCGTCCGGCTGACCGTCCCGTCCGGTCCGATCCGCAGCAGGAGACCGATCCTGGTGACCTCGCCGGCGTCGTCGACACGCACCGGCACGGCTTCGACGTAGAGGATCGGCATCCGGGCCCGGGTGGATTCGAGCTCCTCGGGAGCGAGCCAGCCCGGCGTGGTTTCCGTCATGTCAGACATTGGCCGATCGTACGTTCCGGGACTGCTCCGTGCCGAGGCCCCACCCCGGGTGGCCGCTTCGGAGTTGAAGCCGCCGCCCGCCCGGGCCTCCCCGCTCAGGGCGGTCCGTGCCGCCTTCGTGCGCCCGGGTAGGTGCCGCGGACCGCCCGGATCGGGCCGGGTCGCCGGGTGGGGGGCCGGGTGGGAGGCCGGCAGCTGCCGGGCGGGCCCGCGGGGCTCAGCACGACGGCACCGCCTCGGGGCCGATGGGGACGAGCGCGGAGATCGCGATGCGGTGGTTGGCCCGGCGGAACTCCGCGGCCACCCGCCCGCAGCCGGGGCACTCCTGGAGGTGCCGGGCCAGTTCACGCCCCCGCCGCCGGCCCGGCCGGCGGACGGCGCCGGCCAGCAGCGAGGTGAAGTAGCGGCACTCCAGCCCCGTCCCCTCGTCCACGTTCTCGCGCAGGTAGGCCTCTCGCAGCCCGGCACGCGCGCGGGCCGCCAGGGAGCGCACCCCGCTCGGCGTCATGCTCATCCGCTGGGCGACGGTGGCGGCCGGCTCGCCCTCGACCACGAAGAACCACAGCAGCACCTGCCACCGGTCGGGCAGGGTGCGGTACGCCCGGGCGACGAGTGCCGTCTCCTCGGCGGCGAGCAGCGCGCCCTCGGTCTCCGCCTCGTCGGCCAGGCACTCGGCCCAGGTGTGGAAGTCCTCCGGCAGCAGGATCCGGTCCGTGGTCTGGGCGCTCCACTCCATCGCGGTGCGGCGGACGCACGCCATCAGGTAGGGCCGCCAGGCGTACCGCGGGCCGCGGCCGCGGGCGACGGAGAGGTAGGTGCTGGCGTAGGCCTCGGCGGCGAGGTCCTGGGCGGTCTGCGGGTCGCGGCAGTAGCGGCGGGCGTAGGCGAGCACGGCGGCGTGGTGGCGCCGGAACACCTCGGCCATCACGTCCCGGATACGGGAGTTGCGGGTGGTGGTCGAGGTGGCGAGCGCCGCCGCGAGTTCCGCGTCGCTCAGCGCGCTCATACCCGATTCGCGGGTGCTGGTCCGAAGGGTCACCTTGTTCCTCCTCAGCTCTGGCCTTCTCACGATGGGGAGTTCGTGGGCCTGACCGGTGTGACGACCGTGCGGGGCCGGGACGGCGAACTGCCTCATGAAGGGCATCGACGGCGGTCTGCTGCTGGGGCCGTCGGGACGGTGTGGCAGGAAGGGCCACAGCACACCAGTCCCACGGGTTTCAAGGCAACTGTCGCCATGAACGGTCGTACGCCCGGCGATTCCGGATCCGAATGTGGGGAATCCGCGTGAAGGTGTGCCCGGAGGCGCACACCCGCCGCCGCGCGCGCCGTGGCGGCCGACCGCGGGGCCCGGCGACCCCGTGGCGAGGCCGCGTCAAGTGTGACTCCCGGTAAATAACGGGAAAGTTCATACGGCATTCGCATGGTTGAACGTCTCTGCCGAGGCAGAATCATGACTCTGCGTCAGCCCTGTCGGGTGGCGCTCCGGCACCGGTCGGGCACGCACAGCGGCAACAGGGTGGGGGCTCCCGCCGGCCGATAGCCGGTGGGAGCCCCCACCCTGTTGCCATTCCTTTGCCCGGTCACCCACCACCGGCGTGCACGTGCGCACCGCCGTGGTCGGCCCCGCCGACGATCACTCCTCCGAGCAGGCCGTGCAACCGGTCCGTCGTGGTGTCGGACAGCACGACCACCCATCCGTCGCCCACCAGGTACGACCCGCCGTAGGCCTCCGCCTCCGAGGTCCAGGCGTCCTGGGCACGCGGTGTCGGGAAGGTCGCGATCCAGATCTCGTCCCCGCCCGCGGTGCACAGGCCCTGCCGGAGGTCGGCCGCGTCGGCGGTGATCTCGGCCGTGCAGCCGATCCGCCGGGCCAGCTCCTCCACCGACCTCCGGACGGGGCCCGGCGACGCCTGCGAGGACCCGGTCAACCCGCCTGGCCCCCAGAGGAGTTCCGTGAGCCCCAGGAGGAGCAGGGCCAGCAGCGCGGCCCACCGGAGGGCGCCACGGACGGTCAGGGCCCGGCCGGCCGGTGCGCGGGCGGTACCCGTGGCACTCACGGGCCGGTGGCCGCCTTGCCCATCGGGTTGATGGCCGTCCACTGGTTGTCCATCCCGTTCCCGAGGGCGTCACCGTAGCCCTGGTCGCCCGTGTAGGTGTACGCGGGCGTGCAGTTGATGCTCAGCTGCCAGGTGCCGTCCGGACGCTTCATCTTGCCGATCAGCTTCGGGTTCACACCCTTGATCTTGCTGGCGTCGACCGGGGGCGCGGGCGTCCAGATCTTCAGGCACGCCCCCTCGCAGTTGGAGCGCATCGGCCAGGCGGTGTCCTTGCCGTAGTGGTACAGCGTCCGGCCCCAGCCGTCCACCATGATCGGGCCGAGCTGCGGGTGGTTCATGACGGAGATCTGCGCTCCGGTCGGGGCCTGCTGGGACGGCTGCGGCGCGGCCGTCGCCGAGGCGGACGCCGAGGCGCCGGCGCCGGCCGCCTTGGCCTTCGACCCGTCCGGCGCCAGGGCGTTCCAGGTACCGCCCACGCCCTGGCCCTTGGTGTCGCCGGGGGCGGTGTCCTGCGCGTACCGGTAGGCGGGCCAGCCGCCCACCGTCAGCTGGTGCGTGCCGTCGGCCCGGGTGATCTCGCCGAGCTTGCCCGGATCGATCCCGGTGCCCGCCGCGGTACTGGCGTCGTTGATGACGGGCGGCCAGGTGGTCGCGCAGCCCCGGAGCAGTTGGACGCTGGCGGCTTCGCGGTGTCCTTGTCGAAGCGGTAGAGGGTGAAGCCCTGACCGTCGGTCATCACCGGGCCGAGCTGGTCGTCCACCCGGACGGCCAGCTGTCCGCCGGACTTGCCGTTGGCGGCCGCCGGCGAGGCCCCGGTGCTGCCGTAGTCGCCGTAGGCGCCGGCCGGGGACGGCGTCGCACCGGCCAACTGGGTTTGGCCGGAGGCCCCGTAGGACGTGGTGGCACTGCTGCTGGCGCCTCCGAAGGCCGCCATGAGCACGAGGCCGGCCAGCACGAGGCAGACCGCCACGAGGCCGTATCGTTTCGTCGTCAAGATCTTCCTTGCCTTTCCATCGGTGGAACGGAACGGTCGGGGAACTGCGTTCGGGTCGGTGGTGGTCGGGATGGGTGTTCGGGTCCGGCGGTCGGCGCGGTGGCCGGCCCGGGCCGGGCGGCGCTCACTGGATGCGCAGGGCCAGCGCGGGGCACCGGTCGACGGCCCGGGCCGCCTGCTGGAGCAGTTGCGGCGGCACCGGCATGACACCGGCGGCAGGGAAGCCGTCCGCCTCCAGGCTGATCACCTCGGGCAGGACGCTGGTGCAGAGCCCGTGGGCTTCGCAGAGCGTCCAGTCCACGACGATGCTTCCGGCGCTCTCCACGACCGGCAGCGGGAGCACGTCCTGGACGGGCCGGCCGCAGCCGCGCTGGTACGAGTGCAGCTGCAGGTCGTCGTCGAAGACCTCCAGGGCCGAGGCGACGAACCGGGAGGCGGCGTCGGGATGGCTGCACGCACCCCGCTTGGTGACCGCCCGCATCCGGTTCTCGACGAGCTCCAGGGCGGCCCGGCCGCCGCCCCTCACCACCTCCTCCAGGGCTTTGACCAGGGCGGGCAGTCCGAGGTAGCACGGCCCGCACTGGCCGGCCGTCTCCTCGGCCAGCCAACCGGCGATCCTGAGCACTTCGCCCAGCGGACAGGTCGTGGCCGGCAGCGGCAGGACGGCGCCGGCGCCCAGTGCCCCGCCGAGGCTCTGCATGGACTGACGGGACACCAGGGCCCGCGCGGCGGCCTCGGCGGTCAGCCACTTGCCGTGGTAGCCGCCGACCAGGACGCCCTGCCCGACGTCCATGCCGAACAGCGCGAGCAGCTCCGTGAGCGGGACGCCGGTGGGCGTCTCCACCACCTGGGAGCCGGCCAGGGTCAGCAGGACCGTCCCCGGCTCCGACGGAAGGCCGACCTCGCGGTAGGGCAGGGCCCCGAGGCGGGCCGCGACCGCGAGCTGCGCGTACGTCTCCGCGTTGGACAGCAGGGTGGGCAGACCCCCGACGCCGCTGTCGCTCGTCCGCACGCCGCCGCCGCGCGGGAGGGCGATCCCGCTGGTGATGCCGCGGGCCAGTGCGCTCCCCTCCCCCGAGACGAACCGCTCGGGGAGCCGGACGACCGACACCGGCAGCCGCATGAAGCGCCGCTCGTCCAGTGCCCTGCGCAGCGACTGCTCGGTGTCGGCCCGGGTGACGCCGAGGACGACCTGGTCGGCGTCCAGCGCGTCGGCGGCCAGCAGGGCCCCGTCCAGGACCAGGTGGGGGTGCGCAGCAGGAGTGCGGCGTCCTTCAGACAACTCGGTTCTCCTTCCGTTCCGTTGACCACCACGACCGGGCGGCTGCGGCGTCGGGCGGTCGCCTTGACGACGGCCCGGAGCTTTCTGGCGAACGGGAATCCGGCCCCGCCCCGGCCCCGCAGGTCCACGTTCTCGGCCAGGTCGGCCAGCTCCTCCGCCGACATCGCCGGCGGCCGGCCGTGCACGACGAGGTGGCCGCGGAAGTCCAGCCGCTCGGTGTGTTCCAGACCCGCGAACAGCACCGGCCGGTTGAGCCAGGCAATGGGTGCGCCGTTCATCCGTCCTGCCGTCGTCGGCCGGTTCCGGCACCGACCGGCGGCCGGGCGGCGGGTTCGGGCCGGGCCGGAGCGGGCCGGACGGGGGCGGCGGCCCGGCGCCGGGCGTCCCGGCCCTGCAGGGCCAGCCGCAGCCCGAGCACGCCGATCACCCCCACGACG
The Kitasatospora paranensis genome window above contains:
- a CDS encoding carboxymuconolactone decarboxylase, encoding MTIASETPVLDTLAAMTVDSVERCGMAPDMLIMTRIAALAASDAPPISYLAHIEPGLRAGLTAAQLQDVLVAVAPIIGTARVMTAAGNIASALGVAIAVADAEIEAETRG
- a CDS encoding sigma-70 family RNA polymerase sigma factor gives rise to the protein MTLRTSTRESGMSALSDAELAAALATSTTTRNSRIRDVMAEVFRRHHAAVLAYARRYCRDPQTAQDLAAEAYASTYLSVARGRGPRYAWRPYLMACVRRTAMEWSAQTTDRILLPEDFHTWAECLADEAETEGALLAAEETALVARAYRTLPDRWQVLLWFFVVEGEPAATVAQRMSMTPSGVRSLAARARAGLREAYLRENVDEGTGLECRYFTSLLAGAVRRPGRRRGRELARHLQECPGCGRVAAEFRRANHRIAISALVPIGPEAVPSC
- a CDS encoding NADH-ubiquinone oxidoreductase-F iron-sulfur binding region domain-containing protein; translated protein: MDVGQGVLVGGYHGKWLTAEAAARALVSRQSMQSLGGALGAGAVLPLPATTCPLGEVLRIAGWLAEETAGQCGPCYLGLPALVKALEEVVRGGGRAALELVENRMRAVTKRGACSHPDAASRFVASALEVFDDDLQLHSYQRGCGRPVQDVLPLPVVESAGSIVVDWTLCEAHGLCTSVLPEVISLEADGFPAAGVMPVPPQLLQQAARAVDRCPALALRIQ
- a CDS encoding NUDIX hydrolase family protein, with the protein product MTETTPGWLAPEELESTRARMPILYVEAVPVRVDDAGEVTRIGLLLRIGPDGTVSRTLVSGRVLHHERIRDALQRNLEKDLGPVALPRIPASLQPFTVAEYFPTPGITEFHDPRQHAVSLAYIVPVAGDCRPRQDALDLVWFSPEEAASPVVQQEMPGGQGVLLKRALAHVGCLS